The proteins below are encoded in one region of Ursus arctos isolate Adak ecotype North America unplaced genomic scaffold, UrsArc2.0 scaffold_24, whole genome shotgun sequence:
- the PYY gene encoding peptide YY, whose product MVTVRRPWPAMATVLLALLACLGALVHAYPAKPEAPGEDASPEELSRYYASLRHYLNLVTRQRYGKRDSPEAVLSKLLFPDGEDRRVKSRPEGAYMW is encoded by the exons ATGGTGACGGTGCGCAGGCCGTGGCCCGCCATGGCCACAGTGCTGCTGGCCCTGCTCGCCTGCCTGGGGGCGCTGGTCCACGCCTACCCCGCCAAGCCGGAGGCTCCCGGCGAAGACGCCTCGCCGGAGGAGCTGAGCCGCTACTACGCGTCGCTGCGCCACTACCTCAACCTGGTCACTCGGCAGCG gTATGGGAAACGCGACAGCCCCGAAGCGGTCCTCTCGAAACTGCTCTTCCCCGACGGCGAGGACCGCCGGGTCAAGTCACG gcCAGAAGGCGCGTACATGTGGTGA
- the PPY gene encoding pancreatic polypeptide prohormone, whose translation MPAACRCLSLLLLSACAVLLLQPPLGAQGAPLEPVYPGDNATPEQMAQYAAELRRYINMLTRPRYGKRDREETLDILEWGSPRAAAPRELSPMDL comes from the exons ATGCCTGCCGCCTGCCgctgcctctccctgctgctcctgtcCGCCTGTGCGGTTCTGTTGCTGCAGCCGCCGCTGGGGGCCCAGGGGGCCCCGCTGGAGCCAGTGTACCCGGGGGACAACGCCACGCCAGAGCAGATGGCCCAGTACGCGGCCGAGCTCCGCAGATACATCAACATGCTGACCAGGCCCAG GTacgggaagagagacagagaagaaacgCTGGACATCCTGGAGTGGGGCTCCCCCCGTGCCGCTGCCCCCAG GGAGCTCAGCCCGATGGACTTGTAA